One Desulfovibrio aminophilus genomic region harbors:
- a CDS encoding ATP-binding cassette domain-containing protein, translating to MKELFRRLFLSRRLAWEILAASLFVNVLSLASPIFVIQVLNRYMGYGFDGTLITLTSGTLLAAGLGFAFASVRTRLASAVSVGSDRDLASSLLSALTQVRLSALNRIPRVRLQEMVDGLQTIQNAYSATQITAILDLPFVFIFILAVFLLSPLLALLTILATAAALAGGWMNVTAGRSSFREMRSTTAAHRDLVSSVLTGGDTLRAFMGESFVRRLWNRQMEVMLSLRRTLAAQRGLGQALIGGAAMLLRVLVYAVGAVEAVRGDLSVGGLIGVSILSAKVVQLASSFMQAAFLLDKAEDSLRMIEEFQRLPRESLSGTALRTFSGRIELRDLAFAYPGASGPLFESLDLSLAPGDILVVHGFNGSGKSTLTRLLAGLLDPTRGQILADGVELRQLSLEWWRRQVLYMPQDPTFLSGGFRENILLNMPDASAERLNEVVRLAGLRRYLDLSPEGLDAPILEAGRDLPAGIRKRLALARALMPAGRLAVFDEPTEGLDAEGVAAVHGVLGILAKAGVTIVVVTRDPQILRAATQVLDLSEKPRPSVLRTARAAQREAAS from the coding sequence ATGAAGGAACTGTTCAGACGTCTTTTCCTTTCCCGCCGGCTCGCCTGGGAAATCCTGGCCGCCTCCCTGTTCGTCAACGTCCTCTCGCTGGCCTCGCCCATCTTCGTCATCCAGGTCCTGAACCGCTACATGGGCTACGGCTTCGACGGCACGCTCATCACCCTGACCAGCGGCACGCTCCTGGCCGCCGGGCTGGGCTTCGCCTTCGCCTCGGTGCGCACGCGCCTGGCCTCGGCCGTGAGCGTGGGCTCGGACCGCGATCTGGCCTCGTCCCTGCTCTCCGCCCTGACCCAGGTGCGCCTCTCGGCCCTGAACCGCATTCCCCGCGTCCGGCTGCAGGAGATGGTGGACGGCCTCCAGACCATCCAGAACGCCTACAGCGCCACCCAGATCACGGCCATCCTGGATCTGCCGTTCGTCTTCATTTTCATCCTGGCAGTGTTTCTTCTGAGCCCGCTGCTGGCCCTGCTGACCATTCTGGCCACGGCCGCGGCCCTGGCCGGAGGCTGGATGAACGTCACGGCCGGGCGTTCCTCCTTCCGGGAGATGCGCTCCACCACGGCGGCCCACCGCGACCTGGTGTCCTCCGTGCTCACCGGCGGCGACACCCTGCGGGCCTTCATGGGCGAATCCTTCGTGCGGCGGCTCTGGAACCGCCAGATGGAGGTCATGCTCTCCCTGCGGCGCACGCTCGCGGCCCAGCGCGGCCTGGGCCAGGCGCTCATCGGCGGCGCGGCCATGCTCCTGCGCGTGCTCGTCTACGCGGTGGGCGCGGTGGAGGCCGTGCGCGGCGACCTCTCGGTGGGCGGGCTCATCGGCGTGAGCATCCTTTCGGCCAAGGTGGTGCAGCTGGCCTCAAGCTTTATGCAGGCCGCCTTCCTGCTGGACAAGGCCGAAGACAGCCTGCGCATGATCGAGGAGTTCCAGCGTCTGCCGCGCGAGTCCCTGTCGGGAACGGCCCTGCGGACCTTCTCCGGCCGGATCGAGCTGCGCGACCTGGCCTTCGCCTATCCCGGCGCCAGCGGCCCGCTCTTCGAGTCCCTCGATCTCTCCCTGGCCCCCGGCGACATCCTGGTGGTCCACGGCTTCAACGGCTCGGGCAAGAGCACCCTGACCCGGCTGCTGGCCGGGCTCCTGGACCCCACGCGCGGCCAGATCCTGGCCGACGGCGTGGAACTGCGCCAGCTCTCCCTGGAATGGTGGCGCAGGCAGGTGCTCTACATGCCCCAGGACCCCACCTTCCTGAGCGGCGGCTTCCGCGAAAACATCCTCCTGAACATGCCCGACGCCTCGGCTGAACGCCTCAACGAGGTGGTGCGTCTGGCCGGGCTGCGCCGCTACCTGGACCTGAGCCCCGAGGGTCTGGACGCGCCCATCCTGGAGGCCGGACGCGATCTCCCGGCGGGCATCCGCAAACGCCTGGCCCTGGCCCGGGCCCTGATGCCGGCCGGCCGGCTGGCCGTGTTCGACGAGCCCACCGAGGGCCTGGACGCCGAGGGCGTGGCCGCCGTCCACGGTGTGCTCGGCATCCTGGCCAAGGCGGGCGTGACCATCGTGGTGGTCACGCGTGACCCGCAGATTCTGCGGGCCGCCACCCAGGTGCTCGACCTCTCCGAGAAGCCCAGGCCCAGCGTGCTGCGCACGGCCAGAGCCGCGCAGCGGGAGGCCGCCTCATGA
- a CDS encoding HlyD family type I secretion periplasmic adaptor subunit gives MRIADLFRPLVDPGDDTVLVSRATRTFFYLCGAGCVLLFLWSIVGRLDIVSEAQGEVIPRSKVKRIQHLEGGIIRELLVREGDHVTENQPLLELVTTPSETSVEELQVRTNSLRVEIARLEAEEQGAAEPAYPEEIRRESPEMVSQSQDHFRSRRKRLESELTGQDEKIRQREKDVEEINARLRNSRHSLDLLRQQISISSSLLKDQLTSKYKHLSFLQEESNLVSRIEEDSAALDRANSALAAARSERERIQNAYNEDVQASLRKAQTDLMEFSQRLRKYTDELKRTVVRSPVAGTVKALYVVNVGEVVKPGMTIMDIVPAGDTLVIEAHLPIADIGYVQPGQRAVIKLASRDARRFGFLEGHVTQVSPDALSLPNGATYYRVLVETESDHFSSGSDRYQLYPGMRVVAGIHIGSRSVLGYILDPFLDTMSQGLQER, from the coding sequence ATGAGGATCGCCGACCTGTTCCGCCCCCTGGTCGATCCCGGCGACGACACGGTGCTCGTCTCCCGGGCCACGCGGACCTTCTTCTATCTCTGCGGGGCGGGCTGCGTGCTCCTGTTCCTCTGGAGCATCGTGGGCAGGCTGGACATCGTGAGCGAGGCCCAGGGCGAGGTCATTCCGCGCTCGAAAGTCAAGCGCATCCAGCATCTGGAGGGCGGCATCATCCGGGAGCTGCTGGTCCGCGAGGGCGATCACGTGACCGAGAACCAGCCCCTGCTGGAGCTGGTCACCACTCCCAGCGAGACGAGCGTGGAGGAATTGCAGGTCCGCACCAACTCCCTGCGGGTGGAGATCGCCCGCCTGGAGGCCGAGGAGCAGGGGGCCGCCGAACCCGCCTATCCCGAGGAAATCCGGCGCGAATCCCCGGAGATGGTGAGCCAGTCCCAGGACCATTTCCGCTCCCGCCGCAAACGCCTGGAAAGCGAGCTCACCGGCCAGGACGAGAAGATCCGCCAGCGCGAGAAGGACGTGGAGGAGATCAACGCCCGTCTGCGCAACTCCCGCCACAGCCTGGACCTGCTGCGCCAGCAGATTTCCATCAGTTCCTCCCTGCTCAAGGATCAGCTCACCTCCAAGTACAAGCACCTGAGCTTCCTGCAGGAGGAGTCCAACCTCGTGAGCCGGATCGAGGAGGACTCCGCCGCGCTGGATCGGGCCAACTCCGCCCTGGCCGCCGCGCGCAGCGAGCGGGAGCGCATCCAGAACGCCTACAACGAGGATGTGCAGGCCTCGCTGCGCAAGGCCCAGACCGACCTCATGGAGTTCAGCCAGCGACTGCGCAAGTACACGGACGAGCTGAAGCGCACGGTGGTCCGCTCGCCCGTGGCGGGCACGGTCAAGGCCCTCTATGTGGTGAACGTGGGCGAGGTGGTCAAGCCGGGCATGACCATCATGGACATCGTGCCCGCCGGGGACACCCTCGTCATCGAGGCGCACCTGCCCATCGCGGACATCGGCTACGTCCAGCCCGGGCAGCGGGCGGTGATCAAGCTGGCCTCCCGCGATGCCCGGCGCTTCGGTTTCCTGGAGGGCCATGTGACCCAGGTGAGCCCGGACGCACTCAGCCTGCCCAACGGCGCCACCTACTACCGCGTGCTGGTGGAAACCGAGAGCGACCATTTCTCCAGCGGCTCGGACCGCTACCAGCTGTACCCGGGCATGCGGGTGGTGGCGGGCATCCACATCGGCTCCCGCAGCGTGCTCGGCTACATCCTCGATCCCTTCCTGGACACCATGAGCCAGGGGCTCCAGGAGCGCTGA
- the msrB gene encoding peptide-methionine (R)-S-oxide reductase MsrB, whose product MVQEHTATFAGGCFWCTEADFLKLPGVISVTPGYAGGSAEEARYELVATGRTGHVEAVQVVYDPGQVSYERLLDWFWRHIDPTDGDGQFVDRGSQYAPVIFHHDEEQRRRAEASRKRLEDSDRFRAAPAVDIRPLTTFFPAEDTHQKFCRRNPAHYAHYREGSGRDRFLKAAWGDVEPLSAERAASPEAAARVRLTPLQHHVTREQGTEPPFANEHWDRKEPGIYVDVLDGAPLFASRDKYDSGTGWPSFSGPLEPENIDTRRDESLFPPRTEVRARRSGNHLGHVFPDGPPPTGMRYCMNSAALRFVPARDLEREGYGRYRSLFERD is encoded by the coding sequence ATGGTTCAGGAACACACAGCCACTTTCGCCGGGGGGTGCTTCTGGTGCACCGAGGCGGATTTCCTCAAGCTTCCCGGGGTGATCTCCGTGACGCCAGGCTATGCCGGCGGCTCGGCCGAAGAGGCGCGCTACGAACTGGTGGCCACCGGCCGCACCGGCCATGTAGAGGCCGTGCAGGTGGTCTACGACCCGGGCCAAGTGTCCTACGAGCGCCTGCTGGATTGGTTTTGGCGGCACATCGACCCCACGGACGGCGACGGGCAGTTCGTGGACCGGGGCAGCCAATATGCGCCGGTGATCTTCCACCATGACGAGGAACAGCGGCGGCGGGCCGAGGCCTCGCGAAAGCGGCTGGAGGATTCGGACCGGTTTCGGGCCGCGCCTGCCGTGGACATCCGGCCGCTCACGACCTTTTTCCCGGCCGAGGACACGCATCAGAAATTCTGCCGCCGCAATCCCGCTCACTATGCCCACTATCGGGAAGGCTCGGGCCGAGACCGCTTTTTGAAGGCGGCCTGGGGCGACGTGGAGCCGTTGTCGGCCGAGAGAGCCGCATCGCCGGAGGCGGCGGCGCGGGTCCGGCTCACGCCCCTGCAGCACCACGTGACCCGGGAGCAGGGCACCGAACCGCCCTTCGCCAACGAGCACTGGGACCGCAAGGAACCGGGGATATATGTGGACGTGCTGGACGGCGCGCCGCTCTTCGCCTCGCGGGACAAGTACGACTCCGGCACGGGCTGGCCCAGCTTCAGCGGTCCTCTGGAGCCGGAGAACATCGACACCCGCCGGGACGAGTCGCTCTTCCCCCCGCGCACCGAGGTGCGGGCGCGGCGCTCCGGCAACCATCTCGGGCATGTCTTCCCGGACGGCCCGCCGCCCACGGGCATGCGCTACTGCATGAACTCGGCGGCCCTGCGGTTCGTGCCCGCCCGGGACTTGGAGCGCGAAGGCTACGGCCGGTATCGCTCCCTGTTCGAGCGGGACTAG
- a CDS encoding EF-hand domain-containing protein, giving the protein MNRVTSAMIARYLPGFLTGNSDNQQSSETSAAGAEVAARKCMQENDKNRNNVLTKDEVSISEEAFKQLDTNGDNAIDREEMRTYLSKNGKAIQTYVKNYKSLSKDSNILNALMDNSSGTSADASKAAAEYISKNDKNKDGVLARNETKMSNEAFTRIDTNKDGVISAAELSTFLKGSQQLLDEIMNQNESSGSSSTSKVISDYISKNDKDKDGALSKSETKLSAESFAKLDTDKDGKLSAAELKKLVQSNESLLKSFSSGSDSTSSADLLSYLIKQGV; this is encoded by the coding sequence ATGAACCGCGTGACGAGCGCCATGATCGCCCGCTACCTGCCGGGATTCCTGACCGGCAATTCCGATAACCAGCAGTCTTCGGAGACCAGCGCCGCCGGGGCCGAGGTGGCCGCGCGCAAGTGCATGCAGGAGAATGACAAGAACCGGAACAACGTCCTGACCAAGGATGAGGTGAGCATCTCCGAGGAGGCGTTCAAGCAGTTGGACACCAACGGCGACAACGCCATCGACCGGGAGGAGATGCGGACCTACCTGAGCAAGAACGGCAAGGCCATCCAGACCTACGTCAAGAACTACAAGTCCCTGTCCAAGGACAGCAACATCCTCAATGCGCTCATGGACAACAGCTCCGGGACCAGCGCCGACGCCTCCAAGGCCGCCGCCGAATACATCTCGAAGAACGACAAGAACAAGGACGGCGTCCTGGCCCGCAACGAAACCAAGATGTCCAACGAGGCCTTCACCCGAATCGACACGAACAAGGACGGCGTCATCAGCGCCGCCGAGCTCAGCACCTTCCTGAAGGGCAGCCAGCAGCTCCTGGACGAGATCATGAACCAGAACGAGTCCAGCGGCTCCAGCAGCACCTCCAAGGTCATCTCGGACTACATCTCGAAGAACGACAAGGACAAGGACGGCGCGCTCTCCAAGAGCGAGACCAAGCTGTCCGCCGAGTCGTTCGCCAAGCTCGACACGGACAAGGACGGCAAACTGAGCGCCGCGGAGCTGAAAAAGCTCGTCCAGAGCAACGAGAGCCTGCTGAAGAGCTTCTCCTCGGGCTCCGACTCCACGAGCAGCGCGGACCTGCTCTCCTACCTCATCAAGCAGGGCGTCTAG